The genome window TCAAGGTACGCGTTTGGAACGTCTAATACTATGAAGCTGAAGTTGTTCAGTAAGTTTTTTTCTTTTACTTTTTTTAGTTTATCTATGTCTTCATCTCTTATTCCTAGTGTGTATGCTATGTAATCTGGTTCGTTGTATTCTTTGAAGAATTCTTCGAGTTCTTCTATTGTGTAGAATTTGTGTAATGCTGTTATCATTTTGTGTTTTGAAAGGGTTTTTGCCATTTCTAGTGTTCCTGATGTCGCCATGTTCGCGGTTATTATTGGTATCCCTGTCCATTTCTTTGGTGAATGTAAGAATGTGAATGTTCTTTCTAGGAGCACGTCTTTTCTTGATGTTAGTGTGCTTCTTTTTGGTCTTATTAGTACGTCTGAAAAGTCTAGTTTTAGTTCGTTATCTATTCTCATTTTGTTTTGGAACTCTTTTGATTATATTAAGTTTTTTATTAAATTAATTCACAAAACTTTTTTTGTCACTATTATTTCATAGAAACATTTATATAGGATTTTGTTAATCTTTTCAGTATTCATATTTTTTTTTAGGTTTGGGGGTTGATTCGTGGTTAAACAAAAAGATAAGTCTTTAGATGATAAGCAATTATTTTCTATGCTTAGTTTGCTTAAGTCTTGTTCTGATAACGAATTTGATTTTTCTAGTATTGCTACGTATAGTTTGTTTGAGGGGTTGTCTAAGTATAAGTGTGCTCGTAAGAATATGTCTTCTGAAGAAGCTAAGTTTAATGAAGTTAAATGCGTTTATAGTGCTCTTGAAAAAAACATTGAGGATTGTATTGAGAAAGGCAGTTCTAGTGTTTCTTTGAATCTTATGCTTGTTGAGGATATTTTATCTAATTATGCTAGTGGTGAAGCAATTCCTAAGAGTGCTTTACTTAAAGAAATTGTTTCTAGTAATTCTTTTAAGCGTTCTGAAAAAAATTTTGGGATGTACGTTGAAGAAAAAGGTAGTAAGCTTTACAGAGTAGTTTTGGATAAGGGTAAGTTTAGTGGTAATCGTAATATTTTGTTGAATGATTACGAGTCTATTAGCAGAGTTTTTATGTAGTGAGGTGTTAGTGTGAAGAAGAAGTATCATAATATTTATTCGCCTTTGATTGATACTATTGAGTTGGCGGGTCCTGATATTTTGAAGGAATTCGAGGCTAAGTCTAAGGATGATAATAATAAGAATTTGTTGGTTCTTCCTAGGGAGATGATTGGTGTTCTTGGTAGGTCTAAGAAGCAGGGTTCTTTTGGCGCGGAGGATTTTTTGAGGGCTTTGGATGAAGTTAGAATTAATGAAGCTGAGTCCACGGAGAATTATAATGTTTATAACATGATGGATAGGCTCGATGTTGCTTTTGTTAAGGGTGTTGGTTTGATTTCTGATTATTCTGCGTTTGAAAAAAGGATTAATGAGTTTTGGGAAGCGGTTGATAATGATGGTTCTTGGGGTAATCGTCCTAAGTTTATTTCTAATGATTCTTCTGTTCGTGTTGATTTGAAGGATAGGGGTTTGGCGGTTGATAAGCCTGGTTTTTTGCTTCATGATGAGAGCATTGTTAAAAAGGGTGTGATTGTTGCTTCTAATAAGTTCGCGGAGAAGATTTTTTCTTCTCCTAAGGGTTTGTCTTTGGATGAAGCGGTTGATTTGTTGAATCCTGTTGATGGTGCTTTGTATCCTAATCAGTTCGTTAAGATTCGAGGTGATTCTCCTCGTTATGCTAGAGTTGTGGGTGATTTGAAGCGTTCTTCTAATGGTAAGATTATTGGTTATGATAATCCTAGGGTTGTTTTGTTGAATGATCAGGAGTATAATAAGAAAGTGAGGGTTGGTTCTGTTGTTAGGGATAATGTTTTGGGTGTGTCTGCTTGGGACATGGAGCAGTACTTGGCTTTTCAGTATGGATTATTTAATGATGATGTTGAATTGTTCTTTATGACTGGTGGCGCGGGTTCTGGTAAGACTTTGCTTAGTTATGTTTCTGTTATTGATCAAGTTTTATGGTATGATTCTAGTATTGCTAAAGCTAGGGGTTATGGGGTTGATGGTAAGGGTGAACAAGTAAGGTATAAGTTCAAGCAAATTGTTTTGTTAAAACCTAATAATCTTATTGGTAAGGATAGGGATATTGGTTTTTTGCCTGGTAGTATGTATGATAAGTTAGAGTCTCATTTGATGCCTTTTATTGATGCGCACGAGGAATGTGTTCTTGATGAATTCTTTGGGTTTGAGGATTTGTTATCTCATCCTAAGAGGGATACTTCTCAGTTTAAGAAGAGGCCTGATATTCCTAAGATTAATGGTGAAGCGTATTTATCTCCTAAGCTTCCTGTTTTTAGGATGACTTATTCTGGGGTTATGCGTGGTCGTTCTTTTAGTGATACTATGATAGTGGTTGATGAAGGGGAGAATTTTACTCCTTATGAGATGAAGACTATTTGTGGTAGGGTCGGTATGGGTTCTAAGCTTCTTGTTCTTGGTGATCCTGCTCAGATTGATAATCCTCTTTGTACTAGGGATGTGAATGGTTTGACTCATGCGATTAAGCATTATTTGCCTATGGCTTATTCTGCGCTTATTCATTTGCCTAAGAATTATAGGTCTCAGTTATCTGAGGATTCTAATGCGTGGAATGTTTATAGTCATTAATTTTTTATTTTTTGTTGTTGTTCTTTTGAATTGGTTATTATTAGTTTGAACATTTTTTTTAAGAACTCAGGATTTATTTCGTTTTTTTTGGCTAGTTCTTCTATTTTTTGTTTTTGTTGTTTTTCTCTGTTTTTATCTTCTATGTTCAGTTTTTTTATTTTTTTTATTTTACCTATTTCTAATACTATTTTGTTTCTTTTTCTTATTTGTTTTATTATTTCTTTGTCTGTTTTGTCTATTTCTTTTCTTAGTTGTGTTAGTGTTTTCATTTTGTTTTTTCTTTGTATAATTTCTTTGTTTCTTCGTAACTTTTTTTTATTAGTGGAAAATAAAATTTTTGGTTTCCTGCATTTGGCAATATTAATATCTCGTTTTTTGATAAGTAAGCTCTGTGTATCATTGTGAAGTTTATTTGGTTGTGTGGAGAATATAATTTGTTTTCTTTAATTATGTGGGTTATTGTTTCTTTTAGCATACCTTTTGTTAGTACTTCGTCCATGCAGTACAGAAATTTTTGTAGTTCTTCTTCTGTTCCTTTTATTGTTATTTTGTTGTGTTTTTCATCTATTTGTTCTTCGAGTGTCATTTTTCTTCGTATTCTTTGTTTATTATTTCTTGTATTTTTTTAGCTTTTTTTTCTCCTATTAGTTCCACGCTTCTTAGTTCTTCTTCGTCAGCGTTCATTATTTTTTTTATGGTTTTAAATTTTTCTAGTAGGTGAGGTGCGAGTTTCATTCCTATTCCTGGCAAGCTCGAAACGATGTATTCTTGTTGTTCTTTATCTGTTATTGGTTTAACTGAGTGTAGTTGATAATCTTGTTCTTGTGGGTTTTGTTCTTTGTTTGCTATGAATAATAAGTACGAAGCGGTTTCTTTTGGGTTCTTGGTGAATATCACAGGTATCTTCATAATAGTTGTTAGTGTATATATCATTCCTCTTATCGCGTTTGGGTGTATTTTTCTTTGTGTGTAAATATCTTCATCTCCTTCAACTATTATTAATGGTTTGTAGTATTGTTTTAGTTCTTTCGCTTGGCTTAATAATCGTCCGTCTATTATGCTGTCCACAAAATCTTTTATTTTTTTGTATTCTATTACTACGTTCTCAGTTAAGTGGTAATCTCCTATTTGTAAGCTTTTTAGTTCTAAGTTAGCTCCCATCTCCATGAGTGTTTTCATAACAGCTGAATTTTTTTCTCTGTAATCTGCGAGCATGTGCACGTTTTTTTGTTCGTACTCTTTTATAGTGGTTTGTTTTCTTTCCATTGCTGATACTTTGTTTTTTATGTTTTTTAATACGCGGTACATTCTTTTTTCTTTGTAGTGCGCGACCCATCTGTTACTTTCATCTCTTGTTTCTTTTGTTACTAGTACTATGACTCTTCCGGATTTGTGTCTTCCTGTTCTTCCTCGTCTTTGAACGGTTCTTATCGCGCTTGGTACTGGTTCGTAGAATAGTACTAGTTCTACTTCTGGGATGTCTAGGCCTTCTTCGCCTACGCTTGTTGCTATTAAGCATGAGAACTCGTTTTGTTTAAAGCGTTCTATCATTTCTTTTTGGTTTTTTTGGCTTAGTCCTGCGTTTTTCTTTTTTGCTTGCCCTGTGAATAGTTCGCTTTTTACGTAGCACGCATCTAGTATTTCTTTTATTTTTATTCCTGTGTCTCTGAATTGGGAAAATATTATTATTTTTGCGTCTGGTTTTTTTTCTAGTTCTTCTAGTATTATTTTTTTTGTTGCATCTATTTTTGGGTGTGAATGGTTTTCTTTTATGGATTTAGCAGCTATTAGTGCTGATCTGAAATTAACGTCTTTAACTAAGTTTTTTACTGCTTTAGTATTTGAGGTTAGTGCTTGTTTTTCTAGTTGTTCTAAGTATTCTATTAAAGGATGCACTCCTTGTGTTTCTATTAAGTCTTGTGCGTGTTGAATTTTTAGCGCCTCACTGAGTAAACTTATGGTTTTTAGTACTTCAAAGTTTTTTTCTCCGTTCGCTACTTTTCCATGCAATTCAGAAATCATTTTTAGCAAATTAGTTTTTGTGTATGTTGCTCCTTGTTTTATGTATCCTAGAAGCGTTGCTTCTTTTAGTTTTGATTCGTAGCTCTTATCTAAGAACATTTTTACTCTTTTTAGTTCTTCAGGGAGTTGTACTTGTACGTATTCTAGGTCTAGGTCTTGTACGTATGGTAGAACATCTAGGTCTTCTTGGCTTCTGTATTCTATTTCTTCTACTTGTAAGTTTTTGCATACATCTAGTATTGTTTCTTCATCTGATCCTGGACTAGCTGTTAATCCTAGTATCCTAGGATTTTTTGCTGTTTCTTGGTATTTTTTTGCTAGGAAAACGTAGGAGTAATCTCCTACTGCTCTGTGAGCTTCGTCAAATATTATTACTGATACGTCTTTTAAGGATATTTTGTTGCTTATTACGTCGTTTTCAAAGCCTTGTGGTGTGCTTGCGAAGACTTGGTTTTTTTCCCATAGTTCTTTTCTTTTTTCTGGGCTTATTGTTCCTGAGAAACTCGTCACGTTTTCTAAGAAGTCTTTTAGTGTTGTTTCGTGTTGTTGTACTAAGGGTTTTGTTGGTGCTAAGAAGACTGCTTTGGATTCGGGGTATAAGGTTATGCGGTGTTTTATTAGCATGGCTGCTATCGCTGTTTTTCCTAGTCCCGTGGGTAGTACTGCTAACGTGTTTTTTGATGTGGCTGTTCCCAGAATGGATTCTTGGTATAGTCTTAGTTTGAATTCCGCCATTTTTTTTTTATTAATGGGTTTTTGTTTAAAAATATGTTGTATGGTTGTCCATTGCTTCTTTTTTTGATAATATTTATATAATACAAGATGTTTTTTTGGGGTTAGAGGTTGTTTTATGTTTTTGGGAGTTCAATTATTAGGTTTGGTTTTCGTTGCGGTCATGGTTTATTTTACTTATTTGAATTATAAGCGTCATAATTATGGTTCTAGGAGTTTTATTTCTTGGTTAGTTGTTTGGTTATTTGCGGGTTTGTTTGTGTTGTTACCTAGTTCTATTTATAATTTCATGGGGTTTCTTAGTATTGATAGGACTCAGGATTTCTTTTTTATTGGGGCTTTCGTGGTTTTGTTTGTTATTGTTTTTAATATGTATGTCACGATTAAGAAGACTAACGCTAAGGTTGAGGAATTTGTTAGTCTTGATGCTTTAAAGAATCCTGTTAAGAAGCGTAAGAAATAAAATTTGTTTTTGGTAGGGTCACGTAGAAAGTGCTTCCTTTTCCAAGTTCTGTTTCTAGGTCTAGTTTTCCACGTAGTCCTTCCACGCATCTTTTCACTATGGATAGGCCTACTCCGTAACTTTTTATGTTGGTTGTGTTTACTTCTTGGTTGTTTGATTTAAAGTAAGGATTAAAGATTTTTTGTACGTCGTGACTATCTATTCCTGTTCCTGTGTCTTTAACGTAGAATTGTATTTTTTCATCTAGGTCTTGTACGCCTAGTTCTATTGTTCCTTTCTCGGTGTATTTTATCGCGTTAGTTATTAAATTGTCTAGTATTCTTTCTAGTATTACTTTGTCTGTTTCTATTTCTGTGTTTTCTGTTATTTGGTAATTTGTTCGTAGTTCTAGTTGTTTTCCTTGTGTTTTTGACTGATCTATTAGAAATTTAGCGTTTTTTTCTGTTTTGTGCACTATGTCTGTTAAGTTTTCTGTTTGCAAATTATATGTTTGTCTTCCTTGTTTTAGGCTTTCTAGGGTGGATTGAATCATGTTTTGTTGATCTTTATTTCCTTCTTCTATTTGTTCAAGGAAGTCTTTTCTTGCTTCGTCTGTGTAGAGTGTTGAGAATCCCATTATTCTGTTTAAAGGATTTCTTAAATCGTGGAATAATCCTCTTACCATGTCTCGATTTAGGCTTTTTTCTTCGTATTGGGGTACTATGTCTGAGTATAGTTCGTCTATTTTTTG of Candidatus Woesearchaeota archaeon contains these proteins:
- a CDS encoding PhoH family protein, with the protein product MKKKYHNIYSPLIDTIELAGPDILKEFEAKSKDDNNKNLLVLPREMIGVLGRSKKQGSFGAEDFLRALDEVRINEAESTENYNVYNMMDRLDVAFVKGVGLISDYSAFEKRINEFWEAVDNDGSWGNRPKFISNDSSVRVDLKDRGLAVDKPGFLLHDESIVKKGVIVASNKFAEKIFSSPKGLSLDEAVDLLNPVDGALYPNQFVKIRGDSPRYARVVGDLKRSSNGKIIGYDNPRVVLLNDQEYNKKVRVGSVVRDNVLGVSAWDMEQYLAFQYGLFNDDVELFFMTGGAGSGKTLLSYVSVIDQVLWYDSSIAKARGYGVDGKGEQVRYKFKQIVLLKPNNLIGKDRDIGFLPGSMYDKLESHLMPFIDAHEECVLDEFFGFEDLLSHPKRDTSQFKKRPDIPKINGEAYLSPKLPVFRMTYSGVMRGRSFSDTMIVVDEGENFTPYEMKTICGRVGMGSKLLVLGDPAQIDNPLCTRDVNGLTHAIKHYLPMAYSALIHLPKNYRSQLSEDSNAWNVYSH
- a CDS encoding chorismate mutase; amino-acid sequence: MKTLTQLRKEIDKTDKEIIKQIRKRNKIVLEIGKIKKIKKLNIEDKNREKQQKQKIEELAKKNEINPEFLKKMFKLIITNSKEQQQKIKN
- a CDS encoding DEAD/DEAH box helicase, which translates into the protein MAEFKLRLYQESILGTATSKNTLAVLPTGLGKTAIAAMLIKHRITLYPESKAVFLAPTKPLVQQHETTLKDFLENVTSFSGTISPEKRKELWEKNQVFASTPQGFENDVISNKISLKDVSVIIFDEAHRAVGDYSYVFLAKKYQETAKNPRILGLTASPGSDEETILDVCKNLQVEEIEYRSQEDLDVLPYVQDLDLEYVQVQLPEELKRVKMFLDKSYESKLKEATLLGYIKQGATYTKTNLLKMISELHGKVANGEKNFEVLKTISLLSEALKIQHAQDLIETQGVHPLIEYLEQLEKQALTSNTKAVKNLVKDVNFRSALIAAKSIKENHSHPKIDATKKIILEELEKKPDAKIIIFSQFRDTGIKIKEILDACYVKSELFTGQAKKKNAGLSQKNQKEMIERFKQNEFSCLIATSVGEEGLDIPEVELVLFYEPVPSAIRTVQRRGRTGRHKSGRVIVLVTKETRDESNRWVAHYKEKRMYRVLKNIKNKVSAMERKQTTIKEYEQKNVHMLADYREKNSAVMKTLMEMGANLELKSLQIGDYHLTENVVIEYKKIKDFVDSIIDGRLLSQAKELKQYYKPLIIVEGDEDIYTQRKIHPNAIRGMIYTLTTIMKIPVIFTKNPKETASYLLFIANKEQNPQEQDYQLHSVKPITDKEQQEYIVSSLPGIGMKLAPHLLEKFKTIKKIMNADEEELRSVELIGEKKAKKIQEIINKEYEEK
- a CDS encoding DUF2304 domain-containing protein, whose protein sequence is MFLGVQLLGLVFVAVMVYFTYLNYKRHNYGSRSFISWLVVWLFAGLFVLLPSSIYNFMGFLSIDRTQDFFFIGAFVVLFVIVFNMYVTIKKTNAKVEEFVSLDALKNPVKKRKK
- a CDS encoding HAMP domain-containing histidine kinase encodes the protein MEETTKQKKNLDNVMLEISTYFQEKIQRRTQLLTRLKTPGLKTDEIKTYTNLIFKDAEQQIQKIDELYSDIVPQYEEKSLNRDMVRGLFHDLRNPLNRIMGFSTLYTDEARKDFLEQIEEGNKDQQNMIQSTLESLKQGRQTYNLQTENLTDIVHKTEKNAKFLIDQSKTQGKQLELRTNYQITENTEIETDKVILERILDNLITNAIKYTEKGTIELGVQDLDEKIQFYVKDTGTGIDSHDVQKIFNPYFKSNNQEVNTTNIKSYGVGLSIVKRCVEGLRGKLDLETELGKGSTFYVTLPKTNFISYAS